A single genomic interval of Penaeus vannamei isolate JL-2024 chromosome 33, ASM4276789v1, whole genome shotgun sequence harbors:
- the LOC113817762 gene encoding uncharacterized protein, with protein sequence MTTTTTIITTTTTSTAAATTVPTITTHLTPSPFTPLPTPLLLLLLQQLLLLLLHHNYRGHCHHLNHYGPKTAFITTSSPLKNPFLPQAYRKDKSKMVQVARMVCITVLAAAFLIGFFTVTSQWINNRTCDCEKAAHHHMPEHLTAASFAGFPRVEPLVGLDNDKIDQRVTNSLDAGDDTSLSKVDLEAEAKPEINKVEQKVVEEIIPQEIEEVEAVVDEVVHELEEEEEAMEEERLGLQDIMRAQMEEMKKKIKLPIDLILGNPALAGRDVNCEVERRQQPLGPGLVTQAIIVTCHDNDDAEESQEIVPDLPLVPPQGARRISPPLSLIAPIMKMLAARARARSDRPQPQIFQASNNGPFPFPCSPNGPFPCPSGQPKPIITMSGPFIRKEIVMKAPAPVMKSPGPISGPISGPINGPISGPISGPINGPISGPFPGPRPSPFSGPIPGPIPMPGPMRGPIRVPFGGPLSSRIISGPLPIQSRRDGPFPFGVPRPIPLPASQALSKPQDEEDEEPRHRMLPFPFRPAVRMSPRFLPIVNLSPPAPELRNPPVPISSLRRGAVKIEDLPRPLPEAKGRALSSPVPLKFLPGRLLNSTPFLMTSKRTLPPRPVTHMEMQAEPKKDDPMLHIKDFGPPRTHTVIGPAPPRPQPPQFQPPPSHPPQTQPPQVQPPKPNFQPPQPQPEVHPHPRVLPLSHASNIPKEIMSPPEPIAHITRMPPMAGTQIPSFPPPPRFHPEGRSSSVSEINPDAEMVVEGPASQGPPSAHKGPGEPRKHHLLILN encoded by the exons atgactactactactacgattattactactactactacttctactgctgctgctactactgttcCTACAATAACTACTCATCTTACTCCTAGTCCTTTTACTCCCCTTCCAACTccattgctactgctattactacagcaactactactactactactacaccacAACTACCGCGGTCACTGCCACCACCTCAACCATTATGGCCCCAAAACCGCTTTCATCACCACAAGCTCACCACTCAagaaccccttccttccccaggcATACCGGAAGGACAAGAGCAAGATGGTGCAGGTGGCGCGTATGGTGTGCATCACCGTCCTGGCAGCCGCCTTCCTCATCGGCTTCTTCACCGTCACCTCTCAGTGGATCAACAACAGGACCTGCGACTGCGAAAAG gccGCCCACCACCACATGCCGGAGCACCTGACCGCCGCGAGCTTCGCCGGGTTCCCTCGCGTGGAGCCCCTGGTCGGCCTCGACAACGACAAGATTGACCAGAGAGTCACCAATAGCCTCGACGCCGGAGATGACACAAGCCTCTCCAAGGTCGACCTCGAGGCTGAGGCCAAGCCGGAGATCAACAAGGTAGAGCAGAAGGTCGTCGAAGAAATCATTCCTCAAGAG aTTGAGGAAGTCGAGGCCGTGGTGGACGAGGTGGTGCACGaactggaggaagaagaggaggccatGGAGGAGGAGCGCCTCGGCCTCCAGGACATCATGCGCGCGCagatggaggagatgaagaagaagatcaaGCTGCCCATCGACCTCATCCTCGGCAACCCGGCTCTG gCCGGCCGCGACGTCAACTGCGAGGTGGAGCGGCGGCAGCAGCCCCTCGGCCCCGGCCTCGTCACGCAGGCCATCATCGTCACCTGCCACGACAACGACGACGCCGAGGAGTCGCAGGAGATCGTCCCCGACCTGCCCCTCGTCCCCCCGCAGGGCGCCCGTcgcatctcccctcctctctccctcatcgccCCCATCATGAAGATGCtggccgcccgcgcccgcgcccgCTCGGACCGCCCACAGCCCCAGATCTTCCAGGCTTCTAACAacggccccttccccttcccctgctcccctaacggacccttcccctgcccctccggCCAGCCCAAGCCCATCATCACCATGAGCGGCCCTTTCATTCGCAAGGAGATCGTCATGAAGGCCCCCGCGCCAGTCATGAAGTCCCCCGGTCCCATCAGCGGCCCCATCAGTGGCCCCATCAATGGCCCCATCAGTGGCCCCATCAGTGGCCCCATCAATGGCCCCATCAGCGGCCCCTTCCCCGGCCCCCGCCCCAGCCCCTTCAGCGGCCCCATCCCCGGACCCATTCCTATGCCCGGCCCCATGCGAGGCCCCATCCGAGTCCCCTTCGGCGGCCCCCTGTCCAGCCGCATCATCAGCGGCCCCCTGCCCATCCAGAGCCGCCGAGACGGCCCCTTCCCCTTCGGCGTGCCCCGCCCCATCCCCCTGCCCGCCTCCCAGGCCCTCTCTAAGCCccaggacgaggaggacgaggagcccCGCCACCGCatgctccctttccccttccgtccCGCCGTTCGCATGAGCCCCCGCTTCCTCCCCATCGTGaacctctctccccccgcccctgaGCTCAGGAATCCCCCCGTCCCCATCTCATCCCTGCGCCGAGGAGCTGTCAAGATCGAGGATCTCCCCAGGCCACTCCCCGAGGCCAAGGGACGCGCCCTCTCCTCGCCCGTCCCCCTCAAGTTCCTTCCCGGACGCCTCCTCAACAGCACCCCCT TCCTGATGACGTCGAAGCGCACGCTGCCCCCCCGCCCCGTCACCCACATGGAGATGCAGgccgagcccaagaaggacgacCCGATGCTCCACATCAAGGACTTCGGGCCTCCGAGGACCCACACCGTCATCGGCCCtgctcccccccgcccccaacccccccaattcCAGCCTCCCCCTAGCCATCCCCCCCAAACTCAGCCACCCCAGGTCCAGCCGCCCAAGCCCAACTTCCAGCCGCCCCAGCCCCAGCCCGaggtccacccccaccccagggtCCTCCCCCTGAGCCACGCCAGCAACATCCCCAAGGAGATCATGTCCCCGCCCGAGCCCATCGCCCACATCACGAGGATGCCGCCCATGGCCGGGACTCAGATCCCTAgcttcccgcccccgccccgaTTCCACCCCGAGGGGCGCTCCTCCAGCGTCAGCGAGATCAACCCCGACGCCGAGATGGTCGTCGAGGGCCCCGCATCCCAGGGCCCCCCCTCCGCCCACAAGGGCCCCGGCGAGCCACGCAAACATCACCTCCTTATCCTTAACTAA